CTTCGACTACGACGACGCCTCCAAGGAGGCGGTCGCCAGCAACAAGCAGGTCATGGTCATCGACCGCGTCCTGCAGTCGTGGCGCAAGCGCGACTCGGTGAACAACGCGGGCGGCACCGCATCGCGACGCCTGCACCTGCACTTCTGGGCGCGGCCCGTCGAGGTCCGCAAGGACGAGAGCGGCCGCGTCGCGGCGCTCGTGTACGAGCGCACCCAGCCGGACGGCGAGGGCGGCGCGGTCGGCACCGGTGAGCTGCGCGAGGTCCCGATCCAGGCGCTGTACCGCGCGATCGGCTACTTCGGCTCGCCGCTGCCCGGAGTGCCGTTCGACAAGAAGCACGGCGTGATCCCGAACCGCGAGGGACAGGTGCTCGCGAAGGACTCGAACCAGCGGGTGCCCGGCATCTACGCGACGGGCTGGATCAAGCGCGGACCGGTCGGCCTGATCGGTCACACCAAGTCCGACGCCATGGAGACCGTCCGGCACATCATCAACGACCAGGGGTCGTGGTGGCAGCCGGAGGACCCCTCGGAGGAGTCGATCCCCGCTCTCCTGCAGGAGCGCGGCGTGAAGTGGACCGACCTCGAGGGATGGCACCGCCTGGACGAACACGAGATCGGTCTCGGCGCACCGCACGAGCGCGCTCGCGTGAAGGTCGTCCCGCGCGACGAGATGGTGCGGGTCTCGCGCGGCGAGTAGCACCGTCATCCGATCGTTGCGAGCCGATCCCCTCGTGTCGGGGCTGTCCTCCTAGGCTGAGAGCATGCGACGGCGACCTCTCCTCATCCTCGGCGCGGTGGCGCTGCTCCTCGTGTCGGGATGTGCACCGACGCCGGAGCCCACTCCCACGGCATCCGTGGAGCCGTCGCCCAGCCCGACACCGACGCCGACCTCGGATCCGATCGTCGCGCCGACGCCCGCGTTCGACGTGACGTGCGACGACGTCGCGGCGGAGATGTCCGCTCTCGTCGGCGCGCCGGCGGGGGCGGTGGAGGAGACGCTCTCGCGCGTCTCGATGCCCAACTGGTACCCCGGACCCGCGCTGTACGCGTTCCAGCGCGCCGGCGGCATCGCCTGCTCGACGGGAGACGACTCGCGCAGCTGGGAGGTCACGGTCGTTCCCCGGGCGCAGACCGTGATCACGGGTGCGGAGTCCCGCGGCGGATGGTGGGGCGAGGAGTCGCGCTGCGAAGACAACGGGATCTGCGTCTTCCAGGTGCTCGACGGAGACGTGCTCGTCTCCGCTCAGATGATGGAGCCGGAGGTCGGCTCCGGCGATGCCGCGCGCATCGACGAGGGCCTTCGCCGCATCGCCGCCGCGGCCGTCGCGACGAGCAAGGACGTCGAGCTCGCCCCCAGCGACATCGTCGGCGTGGAGTGCGCGCAGTTCCTGACCAAGGACGAACTCGCCGAGGAACTCGGCACAGAGGTGTTCCTCATCGACTCCTTCGGGGGCTGGGGCATCCCGTCGGAGATCTACCAGGCCGTCAACGGCTCGCGCATCTGCTACTACGCCTCCAGTGAGAGCGAGTACGAGTCGCAGGGATACCTGACGATCACCACGCTCCCCGGCGGCGCGTGGGCCTTCGAGCTGATCGAGGGCGGCACGGCCGTCGAGATCGAGGGAGCAGATGCCGCGCTCCGCGGCGTCGACGAGTTCGATCGCCCTGTCCTCGATGTGCGCGTAGGCTCCGACTGGATCCGCCTCACCACCTTCGAGGGCTCCGGGATCTCCGACCTGACGCAGGTCGCCGAGCACGTCGTGCAGAACTTCACGGTCGGGCGTCCGGCGCCGCAGTAGCGTCCTCGGCTAGCCTGGCCGCAGGGGGTGGAGCGCATGGCCGACTGGATCGCAGACGTTCTCGGCGAGGAGTTCGAGCAGCTCACCCTCGAGCTCGGCGACGACGACCAGGGCCCGGTCGTGGCGACTCTCGTGCGGGCGCTGCCGCCCGTGCAGGGGTGGTGGGATCGGCTGCGGGGGAGGCGCCCCCTGCTGGATGACGTCGACGTGCTGTACGTGCACGGGTGGTCCGACTACTTCTTCCAGAAGCGCCTCGCCCGCTTCTGGACGGCGAGGGGAGCGCGCTTCTTCGCGCTCGACCTGCGCAAATACGGTCGCAGTCTCCGCGACGGCCAGACGCCGGGATACGTCGCCGATCTCGCGACCTACGACGAGGACATCGCCGCAGCGCTCGGTGCGATGGGGCACGCGATCGACGGGAGCGACAGCCGACGGCTCGTGCTCCTCGGTCACTCGACGGGCGGACTGACCCTGAGCCTGTGGGCATCGCGTCATCCGGATGCCGCGGACGCGGTGATCCTGAACAGCCCGTGGCTGGAGTTCCAGATCGCCCCGGTGCGTGCGGCGATCGCGCCGATGGTCGAGCTGCAGGCACGGCTCCGTCCGCGGGAGGTGGCCCCTCAGGTCGATCTGGGCTTCTACTCGAGGGCGCAGCAGGAGGTCGCCGATCCGGACGATCCCATGGAGGTGAATCCGCTCTGGCGCCCCACCCAGACGATGGCGGTGTATGCCGGCTGGCTGCACGCGATCCTCTCGGGCCATCGCACCGTCGCGTCGGGACTCTCGATCCCCGTTCCGGTGTGCGTGCTCCTCTCGGCCCGTTCGGCCGTGCCCACCCGCTGGTCGGAAGAGCTCACCGCGGCCGACTCCGTGCTGGTGGTCGACGACATCGCGCGCGCGGCCCTGCGCCTCGGCTCGTCCGTGACCGTCGAGCGGATCGACGGGGCGCTGCACGACGTCTTCCTCTCACGGCGCGAGGCGAGGGAAGACGCCTATCGGCGCCTCGAGCGCTGGGTCACCGGCTGGCAGGCGTCCGGCGGAGCGCTCGTTCAGAGATAGTGCATCGCCCGGGTGAGGCGCTCCGCCTCATCCCCGTCGCCGCGGAGGACGGCGTCATGGAACTCGACGTAGACCTGCAGCATCCGCTCCCGGTCGTCGACGGGCACGGTCCAGTGACGGAGATTGCGCAGGAGCGCGACCGTCGTCTCCTCGATGACCGTGCAGTGCTGGGCGTTCTGGCTGTGCGCGCCGAGGTAGGCGAACACGTCCCAGCGGGTGTCTACGGTCAGCGTGCTGTCATGGAGCGAGTCGTACATCGCCTCCACGAGTCCGGCGACATGCGCGCGCTGCGCGGCGCTGAGCTGCGGGACGGCGAGGCGGGCGGCGATACCCGCCTGGTACCCCGCGAACGCGAGCGACTGTGCCACGGTGTCGGTCGTGACCTCGGTGACCTCGGTGTACCGACTCGGGTACATCGTCACCATCCCCAGGCGCTCCAGGCGCTGCAGCGCTTCCCGCACCGGCGTCCGGGAGACGTGCATCCGCTCGGCCACGTCGAGATCGCGGATGCGCTGCCCCGGGGCCAGTGTGCCGTCGACGATCTGCCGGCCGATGTGCTGGAAGACCTCCTCCGCCAGCAGTTGCTTGTTCTCGCCCACGTTCTTCGTTCCCATGCTGCCCATGGACCCCCGCCCCCAATTGCTCTTCCTTCTCCTGCTACGTGATGCGCCCGGGTGGGCCTCTCATCACAGATCGCGCAGGATGCCAACACACTACGCGCATAACTCCTCGCGCACGGAACATGACGCACGGGCACCACGGCGGCTCTCGAGGATGCTGACGGAGTTCTCTGCGGCCGACGGACGCGGAGCGCCCGCCGGCCGCATCCGACGCGGTCGCGCGGAACCGCCGCGAACCCCGTCCCCACGGGGGGAGGCCCGCGATTCCGAGAGCGCGGGGCCGTTCGACGACAGTACGTCACGCGGCTGGCGCGTCGTGGGTCGCATCGAGAAGCGACCCCTCTCAGTCTCAGCCACGCATTCCGATATATCGGTATGCGATCCGGATATGACGAAACGATTCATCCGATGCCACGGCATCCGATGAATCGTCTCGTCGCGCTGCACCCGGGCGTCGCGCCCGGTGAGAGGGTCAGCGGTAGTTGATGAACTGCAGGTCGACCTCGAGGTCGGAGCCCTTGAGCAGGCTGATCACGGTCTGGAGGTCGTCACGGCTCTTGGACTGCACGCGCAGCTCGTCGCCCTGGATCTGGCTCTTCACGCCCTTCGGACCCTCGTCGCGGATGATCTTGTTGATCTTCTTCGCGTTCTCGGAGGAGATGCCGTCCTTGAGGCTCGAGACGATGCGGAACTCCTTGCCGCTCGCGAAGGGCTCCCCGGCGTCGAGGCTCTTCAGGGAGATCCCGCGCTTGATGAGCTTGGACTGGAACACGTCGAGCACGGCCTTCGCGCGCTCCTCGGAGTTGGCGATGATGAGGATCTGCTCGCCGCTCCACGCGATGGATGCCCCGGTGCCCTTGAAGTCGTAGCGCTGCTCGACCTCCTTGCGGGCCTGGTTGAGAGCGTTCTCGGCCTCCTGGTGATCCACTTTCGAGACGATGTCAAAGGAACTGTCAGCCATAGGAGAAGTGTATCGAGACTGCGGTTTGTGCGAGCTCGTGGAAGCGTTTTCATCTCGTCCTCCGCCACGAAGCCGGGTCACAGGTTGATATCAACGCCTTCTTGCATTGTGAATCCACTCGATCTCGATGCATACTGTAAGCGCTTGCAGTACTGCAGGCCATCAGCACCGAGAGAGGCACACACCAATGAAGGTGAACAAGAGGGGCATCGTCGCCGCGGGCGCGATCGCCATCGTTTCGACTCTGACGCTCGCCGGCTGCGCCACGGGGACCAGCGGCGACGACTCGTCCGGCGGCGACAAGGGCAGCGCGCTGACCGTGTGGGTCGACGCGGAGCGCGTCGACGCGCTGCAGGGCGCCGCGGACTCGTACGAGGAGAAGACCGGCGTCAAGGTCGAGCTCGTCGGCAAGTCCGTCGACGACATGAAGGACGACTTCATCCAGCAGGTGCCGACCGGAAAGGGCCCTGACGTCGTCATGGGCGCGCACGACTGGCTCGGCGAGCTCTCCACGAACGGCGTCGTCGCGCCGCTCGAGCTCGGCGACAGCTCCGCCGACTACCTGCCGGTCGCACTTCAGGCCGCCACCTATGACGGCACCGTCTACATGCTCCCGTACGCGGTCGAGAACATCGCCGTGCTGCGCAACGCCGACCTCGTTCCCGCGGCAGCCACCAGCTTCGACGACATGATCGCCAAGGGCGCGTTCGTGGTGGAGCAGGGCGCCGAGGGCAACCCGTACCACCTCTACCCGTTCCAGACCGCCTTCGGCGCTCCGGTCTTCGGCACCGACGAGTCGGGCAGCTACGACCCGACCGACCTGCAGCTCGGCAGCGCAGGCGGCACGGCATTCGCCGACTGGCTCGCCGCGCAGGGGGCCGCGGGCACGCTGAACACCGACATCGACGGCGAGATCGCCAAGCAGCAGTTCCTCGACGGCACCGCGGCCTTCTGGCTGACCGGCCCGTGGAACGTCGGTGCGGCCGTCGACGCCGGCATCAACGTCGCGATCGACCCCGTTCCCAGCCCCACGGGTGAGACGGCCTCGCCGTTCGCCGGTGTGAAGGGGTTCTTCGTGAGCTCCGAGTCGAAGAACAAGGTCGCGGCCAACGACTTCCTCGTGAACTACATCGGCACGGAGGAGGTTCAGCTCGCGCTGTTCGAGGCCGGCAACATCCTGCCCGCGCTCACCGCTGCAGCCGACTCCGCGGCATCCGATCCGATCATCGCCGGCTTCCAGGCCGTCGGTGCCGACGCCGTCCCGATGCCGGCCATCCCGGCCATGGGCTCGGTCTGGCAGTTCTGGGGCGTCGCCGAGGCGGCCATCATCAACGGCGAGGACCCGGCGACGACGTGGCAGAAGCTCGTCGACGACGTGACCGCCGCGATCAAGTAACCGCTGGAAACCGACTCTGCCGGGGCGGGCGTCCTTCGCCCGCCCCGGCAGGATCATGACGAGGACGACATGACAGAGACCGTCGAGCCCACGACTCCGCCCACCACGCGTCAGCGACAGGCAGCGAGGATCGCCGAGGCGGCATCCGGCCCGATCGGCTGGCTGCTGCTGAAGATCCTGCTCCTCGCGGTCGTCGATGCGATCGCGCTCTACGCGGCGTTCGTGCTCTTCACGCACCAGGAGTGGCTGATCCTCGGGATCGTCGTCGCGGTCGCCGTCCTCGTCAACTACCTCTACTTCTCCCGCAAGCGCATCGCGGCGAAGTATCTGACCCCCGGCATCATCTTCCTGGTGGTCTTCCAGGTCTTCACGCTCCTCTACACGGGCTACATCGGGTTCACGAACTACGGCACCGGTCACAACGGCACCAAGGATCAGGCCATCTCCTCGCTCCTCGCTGCCGCGCAGGAGCGGGTCGAGGACTCGCCCACGTACCCGGTGACCGTCGTCGAGCAGTTCGGCGGATACGGGCTGCTGGTCACCGACCCCGACACCGGGGACGCGCTCCTCGGCACCGCCGAGCAGCCGCTGCAGGAGGTCGAGGCCGACTTCGAGGGCGGCCGGGCCGTCTCGGTCGAGGGCTGGACCACCCTGCCGCTGGCGACCGTCTTCACGCTCTCGGAGGAGCTCGAGAAGCTCTCCGTCCCGTTCAGCGACGACCCGAACGACGGCAGCCTGCGAGCCCCGGACGGGCAGAAGGGCTACCTCTACGTCTCGACGCTCGAGTACGACGCGGATGCCGACGCGATCACCGACACCCGCACCGGGACCGTCTACTCCGACACCGGCGCCGGGGCGTTCACCTCCGACGCGGGGGAGGAGCTCCTGCCCGGCTGGCAGACGACGGTCGGCTTCGACAACTTCGTCCGCGCCGTCACCGACGCGTCGATCCGCGGTCCGCTCATCTCCGTCACGATCTGGACGTTCGCGTTCGCCCTGATCTCGGTCGCGTCCACCTTCTTCCTCGGGCTGCTCCTCGCCCTGGTGTTCAACAACACCCGGATGCGGTTCCGTAACGGCTACCGCATCATCCTGATCCTCCCGTACGCGTTCCCCGCGTTCCTCTCGGCGCTCGTGTGGGCCGGCATGATGAACGAGAGCTTCGGGTTCATCAACCAGGTCATCTTCGGCGGAGCGTCCATCCCGTGGCTCACCGACCCGGCCCTGGCGAAGGTCTCGGTGCTGCTGGTGAACCTGTGGCTCGGCTTCCCCTACATGTTCCTCGTCTGCATGGGCGCGCTGCAGGGCATCCCCGAGGATGTGAACGAGGCAGCCGTCATGGACGGCGCGAACCCGTGGCAGGTCTTCCGTCGCATCAAGCTGCCGCTGCTGCTGGTGACGGTCGCCCCGCTGCTGATCTCGTCGTTCGCGTTCAACTTCAACAACTTCAACCTCATCTACATGCTCACCAAGGGCGGGCCGCGCTTCAGCGACGTCTCGATCCCGGTCGGGCACACCGACATCCTGATCTCGATGGTCTACAAGGTGGCGTTCACCGGCCAGGCGCGCGACTACGGCCTGGCATCCGCCTTCACGATCCTCATCTTCATCGTGGTGGCGACGATCTCGATCGTCAGCTTCCGCAAGACCAAGGCCCTCGAGGAGCTGAACTGATGAGCACCGACATCATCGCCCCGCGCCGCCGCAGCTTCGGCGCCTGGTTCGCCGACACCGGATGGCGCCACCTCGTCGCGATCGTCGTGAGCGCCTTCGCGCTCTTCCCGCTGCTGTACGTCGTCTCGGCCTCATTGAATCCGAAGGGCACGCTCACCGGTTCGAATCGGCTCTTCTCCGCCGTCGGCATCGACAGCTATGTGCGCATCCTCAGCGATCCGCAGAATCCGTACGGGCTGTGGTTCCTGAACACGCTGCTCGTCGCCGTCGTCACCGGAGCGGTCACCGTGTTCATCGGCGCCTGCGCGGCCTATGCCTTCTCGCGCATGCGATTCGCCGGACGCCGGGTCGGACTGGTCACGATCGTCGTGGTGCAGATGTTCCCGCAGCTGCTCGCCGTGGTGGCGATCTTCCTGCTGATGTCGACGCTGGGGGACTGGTTCCCCGCGATCGGTCTGAACACGCACACCGGGCTCATCCTCGTGTACCTCGGCGGTGCGCTGGGGGTGAACACCTACCTGATGTACGGCTTCTTCAACACGATCCCGAAGGAGATCGACGAGGCGGCCCGCATCGACGGCGCCGGCCACGCCCGCATCTTCTTCACGATCATCCTGCGCCTGGTCGCGCCCATCCTCGCGGTCGTCGGACTCCTGTCCTTCATCGGCACCGTCAACGAGTACGTGATCGCCAGCGTGATGCTCGTCGACGTCGAGCAGCAGACGCTCGTCGTCGGGCTCACGAAGCTCGTCGCGAATCCGCGCTACGCGGACTGGTCGGCGTTCTCGGCGGGCGCCGTGATGGCGGCGATCCCGGTGATGATCCTGTTCCTCTTCCTGCAGAAGTACATCGTGGGCGGGCTCACCGCCGGGGCCACGAAGGGCTGAGTCGGTGGGTCCCGCGGCGCCCGCTGATCGGCGTTGCGGCCGGTGCGACCGCCCGCGCGGGCCTACCGTGGAGACATGGCACGGGTCGGTGGACGCAACCTCGCGATGAGCTGGGTGGCCGGCGTGATGTGCGCCGGGATCATCGGCGCCCTCGTGTGGTTCTCGATCCCCATCCTCCCGGTCCTCGCCGAGTTCGCCGGGGATGCGCTGCGCAGCGCGCTCCCCTGACGGCTACCCGACCGAAACCCGGGAATCCAGCGGTATGCCGACACGTCGGCACGCCTCCGTGAGCGGCCGCCCGCGCGGCGGTAGCCTCGCACTGCACACATCCGATGAGAGGCGCATCCCATGAGCGACCCTGAGGTTCACAAGCCCGAGAAGCCGGCTGACGTCGACGACGTCGTCGGCAGCGCGAACGCCGGGCTCGACGCCGCCGCCGCGGCGGGTGCGGACGTTCCCGGAACCGCGCCCGATTCGACGGAGAGCAAGCCCGTCGACCCCGACCTCGCCGCGTTCGAGGAAGCGGAGCGCGAGCACCCCGGCCTGTTCTCGTCGCCGACTCCCGCGGAGTCCGGATCGACGTCGGCAGGCGCCACGGACTACTCCGACGCGGATACGACCGCGGCGTTCGTCCCGCCGGTCTCGCGGCACGACGACGCCACCGCCTCGTACGACCGCGTGTCGTCCTACGACCGCGAGGACACGGCCGTCGCCGACACGGCCTACGCGCCGTCCGCAGATCTGACCGAGACCCGCATCGTCCCCTCGGAGCCGCTGGTCGCCGCGTCGGCGCAGGCTCCGCAGCCGATCTTCGTGCAGGCTCCCGAGCCTCCGCGCGACCGCGGCAACCGCGGCACGGCCGGTGCGATCGGCCTGCTCGCGACCGTCGCCTTCGCCGTCCTCTACCTCGGCGCCACGATCGGCTTCGGCGCGATCGCCGGCGACGTGACCGGACAGAACATCGGCGAGGCCCTCGTCGCGCCGCTGCTCACCTGGGGGTACTGGACGCCGGTCGTGGTGTTCTTCCTCGGCTTCTGGCTGCTGGGAGCCATCATCAACCGCGGACGCTGGGGACTCTGGGTGGTCTTCGGCATCGTCGTCGGTGTGATCGCCTACGCCGGGCACATCCTCGGCCAGCTCTTCGAGGCCCCGTTCTGGAAGCTCACGGCATCCGGGGGACTCGATCTCGTCGGCTCGCAGCTCCTCGCGCCGCTCGCGATCGCCGCCTTCGTGTTCGCCCGCGAGCTGACGATCTGGTTCGGTGCCTGGGTCGCGCGCAGCGGAGCACGCAAGACCGAGTACAACGCCGAGGCGCAGCGCGAGTACGAGCGCACCCTCGAAGCCGGTCCGACGCTCGCGAGGTAATCACGGACTCCACCACGCCGAACCCCCGCGGACCCGAGTCCGCGGGGGTTCCGGCCGTCCTGGCGCTCGTCTTCGCCACCATCGGCTTCTTCGCCCTCGCCGTGTGCGGATTGGGCGCCGTGAGCCTGCTGGCGGATGCCGACGTCATCGCGGTGCCGGGGCTCGGCCCCGTCCCCGGCGTCACCGGGATGCTGGCGGCGGTCGTCGCCTTCGCGGTCGCGCTGTGGTCGACACTCCGTCGACAGCATCCGTCCTTCGTCGCGACGATCGCGATCGCCCTCGTCGCCGGGCTCGCCCATCTCGTCGGCGTCTGGGCGGCGGTGCTCATCGGCGTCGGCAACGTCATCCTCGCCACGGCGGTGGCGGGAGACCTCGTCCGCGGGGGAGCGAGCGCGGTGCTGCTGCTGGCGGCCGCGATCGCCGCGTGGGGCGGCATCGCCCTGCGCCGCACCCGCTCCGCACGACCGCGCTGGCCCTGGGAGGGCGACGACGACGAGTGACGCCCCGCCGTGACGCGGGAAATCGCGGCGCTGCCGCGCGACGCGCCGTACGCTGGAGGGGTGGAGCGCTCATTGGAGACGCAGGTGGACCAGGCCGTCGAGGCCTGGTTGCGCTGGGTGCCGCGCTGGGAACCGGCGACTCATCGCGGACGCGTCGCGCCCTGCCGCCGCTGCCTGGGATCGCCGATCCTGTCGGCCGCCGGCATCGGCGCCAACACGCCGCACGGCGTGCAGCACGGTCTCTCCACCCGGATGAAGACGATCGTCGATCACGCGGTCGCCGACTACACGTCCCGGAATCTCCCGATGCTGCAGCGCGAGCTCGACGATCAGGCCGCCCGCAACCGCGCGCGCAGCTATCGGCCGTCCGAGGACCTCGACCCCGAGTTCGACGGCCTCCCGCTCGATCCGGAGCCGGTGCCGGGCGCCCCCTTCCTGTTCACGATCGCCGGGCTCGCCGATGACGCCGCCGATCAGCTGCCGCCCCTCCCGCCCCTGACGGAAGAGGCCAAGATCGCGCTGCGCCAGGAGGTCGCGCTCGCCGACGAGTACGCCAACATGGTCGGACGCGAGATCTGCGGCATCCTCCTGCGCCATCGGCTGCACATCCAAGCCGCCATCTCGCAGCACGTCGAGCCGCAGATCGAGGCGCTGCTGGCCGAGCTGACCCAGTCGCTGGACTCGCCGTTCGACCCCGACGGCGCCTAGCCGCGGGGCCGCGCTCATTTGACCGTCAGGTTACGCGGCATTACACTTGATCAGGTGTGTGCACGTCTTGACGTGCGCACCGGGCGTCGGCACCTGCCGGTCCGCCTCCACGGCATACCCACCACACCACAAAGCCCGCCGGTTCCGGCGTGCCGGTGGGTCATGATGTGAAACCCATCACGCTGTCACCGTGCAGCACTATGAGGAGAGAACGTGCCAACCATTCAGCAGTTGGTTCGCAAGGGTCGCTCGCCCAAGGTCACCAAGACCAAGGCGCCCGCCCTGAAGTCGAACCCGCAGCAGGCCGGGGTCTGCACCCGCGTCTACACCACCACCCCGAAGA
This genomic interval from Microbacterium sp. LWH11-1.2 contains the following:
- a CDS encoding spermidine/putrescine ABC transporter substrate-binding protein, whose amino-acid sequence is MERSLETQVDQAVEAWLRWVPRWEPATHRGRVAPCRRCLGSPILSAAGIGANTPHGVQHGLSTRMKTIVDHAVADYTSRNLPMLQRELDDQAARNRARSYRPSEDLDPEFDGLPLDPEPVPGAPFLFTIAGLADDAADQLPPLPPLTEEAKIALRQEVALADEYANMVGREICGILLRHRLHIQAAISQHVEPQIEALLAELTQSLDSPFDPDGA
- a CDS encoding sugar ABC transporter permease is translated as MSTDIIAPRRRSFGAWFADTGWRHLVAIVVSAFALFPLLYVVSASLNPKGTLTGSNRLFSAVGIDSYVRILSDPQNPYGLWFLNTLLVAVVTGAVTVFIGACAAYAFSRMRFAGRRVGLVTIVVVQMFPQLLAVVAIFLLMSTLGDWFPAIGLNTHTGLILVYLGGALGVNTYLMYGFFNTIPKEIDEAARIDGAGHARIFFTIILRLVAPILAVVGLLSFIGTVNEYVIASVMLVDVEQQTLVVGLTKLVANPRYADWSAFSAGAVMAAIPVMILFLFLQKYIVGGLTAGATKG
- a CDS encoding maltose ABC transporter substrate-binding protein, giving the protein MKVNKRGIVAAGAIAIVSTLTLAGCATGTSGDDSSGGDKGSALTVWVDAERVDALQGAADSYEEKTGVKVELVGKSVDDMKDDFIQQVPTGKGPDVVMGAHDWLGELSTNGVVAPLELGDSSADYLPVALQAATYDGTVYMLPYAVENIAVLRNADLVPAAATSFDDMIAKGAFVVEQGAEGNPYHLYPFQTAFGAPVFGTDESGSYDPTDLQLGSAGGTAFADWLAAQGAAGTLNTDIDGEIAKQQFLDGTAAFWLTGPWNVGAAVDAGINVAIDPVPSPTGETASPFAGVKGFFVSSESKNKVAANDFLVNYIGTEEVQLALFEAGNILPALTAAADSAASDPIIAGFQAVGADAVPMPAIPAMGSVWQFWGVAEAAIINGEDPATTWQKLVDDVTAAIK
- a CDS encoding YajQ family cyclic di-GMP-binding protein, yielding MADSSFDIVSKVDHQEAENALNQARKEVEQRYDFKGTGASIAWSGEQILIIANSEERAKAVLDVFQSKLIKRGISLKSLDAGEPFASGKEFRIVSSLKDGISSENAKKINKIIRDEGPKGVKSQIQGDELRVQSKSRDDLQTVISLLKGSDLEVDLQFINYR
- a CDS encoding alpha/beta hydrolase gives rise to the protein MADWIADVLGEEFEQLTLELGDDDQGPVVATLVRALPPVQGWWDRLRGRRPLLDDVDVLYVHGWSDYFFQKRLARFWTARGARFFALDLRKYGRSLRDGQTPGYVADLATYDEDIAAALGAMGHAIDGSDSRRLVLLGHSTGGLTLSLWASRHPDAADAVILNSPWLEFQIAPVRAAIAPMVELQARLRPREVAPQVDLGFYSRAQQEVADPDDPMEVNPLWRPTQTMAVYAGWLHAILSGHRTVASGLSIPVPVCVLLSARSAVPTRWSEELTAADSVLVVDDIARAALRLGSSVTVERIDGALHDVFLSRREAREDAYRRLERWVTGWQASGGALVQR
- a CDS encoding ABC transporter permease subunit, which translates into the protein MTETVEPTTPPTTRQRQAARIAEAASGPIGWLLLKILLLAVVDAIALYAAFVLFTHQEWLILGIVVAVAVLVNYLYFSRKRIAAKYLTPGIIFLVVFQVFTLLYTGYIGFTNYGTGHNGTKDQAISSLLAAAQERVEDSPTYPVTVVEQFGGYGLLVTDPDTGDALLGTAEQPLQEVEADFEGGRAVSVEGWTTLPLATVFTLSEELEKLSVPFSDDPNDGSLRAPDGQKGYLYVSTLEYDADADAITDTRTGTVYSDTGAGAFTSDAGEELLPGWQTTVGFDNFVRAVTDASIRGPLISVTIWTFAFALISVASTFFLGLLLALVFNNTRMRFRNGYRIILILPYAFPAFLSALVWAGMMNESFGFINQVIFGGASIPWLTDPALAKVSVLLVNLWLGFPYMFLVCMGALQGIPEDVNEAAVMDGANPWQVFRRIKLPLLLVTVAPLLISSFAFNFNNFNLIYMLTKGGPRFSDVSIPVGHTDILISMVYKVAFTGQARDYGLASAFTILIFIVVATISIVSFRKTKALEELN
- a CDS encoding GntR family transcriptional regulator produces the protein MGTKNVGENKQLLAEEVFQHIGRQIVDGTLAPGQRIRDLDVAERMHVSRTPVREALQRLERLGMVTMYPSRYTEVTEVTTDTVAQSLAFAGYQAGIAARLAVPQLSAAQRAHVAGLVEAMYDSLHDSTLTVDTRWDVFAYLGAHSQNAQHCTVIEETTVALLRNLRHWTVPVDDRERMLQVYVEFHDAVLRGDGDEAERLTRAMHYL
- a CDS encoding FAD-dependent oxidoreductase, which gives rise to MTKLRLAIVGAGPAGIYAADILLKAERKFDVSIDLFEQLPAPYGLVRYGVAPDHPRIKGIITALRDVLDRGDIRLFGNVRFGEDITLEDLKHHYNAVIFATGAIRDTSMDIPGVDAVASYGAADYVSWFDGHPDVPREWPLDAESVAVIGNGNVALDVARMLAKHAEDLLVTEVPANVYEGLQASAVTDVHVFGRRGPAQVKFTPLELRELGELRDVDMVVYDEDFDYDDASKEAVASNKQVMVIDRVLQSWRKRDSVNNAGGTASRRLHLHFWARPVEVRKDESGRVAALVYERTQPDGEGGAVGTGELREVPIQALYRAIGYFGSPLPGVPFDKKHGVIPNREGQVLAKDSNQRVPGIYATGWIKRGPVGLIGHTKSDAMETVRHIINDQGSWWQPEDPSEESIPALLQERGVKWTDLEGWHRLDEHEIGLGAPHERARVKVVPRDEMVRVSRGE
- a CDS encoding ABC transporter, coding for MSDPEVHKPEKPADVDDVVGSANAGLDAAAAAGADVPGTAPDSTESKPVDPDLAAFEEAEREHPGLFSSPTPAESGSTSAGATDYSDADTTAAFVPPVSRHDDATASYDRVSSYDREDTAVADTAYAPSADLTETRIVPSEPLVAASAQAPQPIFVQAPEPPRDRGNRGTAGAIGLLATVAFAVLYLGATIGFGAIAGDVTGQNIGEALVAPLLTWGYWTPVVVFFLGFWLLGAIINRGRWGLWVVFGIVVGVIAYAGHILGQLFEAPFWKLTASGGLDLVGSQLLAPLAIAAFVFARELTIWFGAWVARSGARKTEYNAEAQREYERTLEAGPTLAR